The genomic stretch GTTGGCTATAAGCCTATAATCATTCAATTGAGATGTTCAGTAAAACGGTTTGAAAATATCCTTTAAAACTTGTACACACCCTCACTAAGTAAAATATGAGTAGTTAGTTAATTAACGAAGTTATGGAAGGATGTTTGGGTAAAATGTCGCAAATTCTTGTTTTAGACGGACATTTTTCGTCCAAAGTTTCAGACGCgcatatgtgaccattttatggttAAATGTAATCACAATGGTACAGCTAGTGTTATAGCTTACGCCTTATGGTAACTTGTTTTTCAATAGTGGTCATGTTTAGCcataaaatggttacaaaatctcatcttattatttcagaccaaaatgaTTTGTCTGAAGCAAGACGGCCTGCAAGGAGGTTGCTCTTGTATGTAAGGAAATCATGGTTTTGGCTGAGTTCATGTTTTAGAGTTAGACGGTGTTCTGTATTGGAGATTAAAAATTAGGCATTAAAAAAAAAGGCAACTAAACATGGGGAACATTTGTAAACCATGCACCTTACTGTGAGCTGCGTACAAATCAATACAGATATATTCAAATTTGCTTTCTATAACTAAAAATAATCCAAAGGATGCGTAATCCTTTTATTCTCGGGTGTCAAGTGTTTCAAGATGGTAACATTAAATCAACTCAGCCTAACTAACGCCTCTGTAACATTAAATCAACGTGAGAAGGCATTATCCAAATGGATAACGATCCTCACAGTCTAGATACTATAGTCATGCCTTGCACGACAAAACAACCAAATTGAAAACCAAGGCATGTGTTATGCCCCCAAAGTCCCATAGAATATTCCCTTTCGGTCATAAAAAAGTACTAATAAAATAATAatcgcaaattcttatttaagatgaCATTATCTAACTTAAATTTAAGACGGATCAAGTATAATACCACTTGTGTATATAGGATGAATAGATTATTTTGTCCTATATACTTTTTATATATACAAGTAGTATGTACTTGatccgttttaagtttaagaccgATATTACTGTCTTAAAAAAGGTTACTAGAAACAGAATACTAATAATGTGGTGTTGTCCAAAACTACTGTCTAAAACCACCTAACTAAAGAATCAATCAACCCATAataaaatcacaaattctcattgaagacatgacatatccgtcacaagctgaagacggataccattttacctcacaaagtacccactttttctctctctgcaacactattcatgtggtcccttttctccactaacccattttgttaccattttatctcacaaaatatccgtcacaaatgataacccgtcacaaggaagaccaattataataaaataaaaatacttAGTGCCACCGAACATTGAATTGTTGACATTTCAGTAGGCCAAACCTAatccacaaatttcacattacAAACAATGTGACACATGCCAACACATGATGTCGGTGACATAACATTATGTTTCACTATAAATATTCATTCTAAAATTACTTAATTCTTCACACATTGACACAAATAAACATAACAAAAGTTTTAAAACCAAGTGAGAAAATGGCAGATATTTTAATGTTAGTTGCTGAAGAATATGAGAGGAGGATCAAGATGTCAAAGAAGAAGGTAGCTGATGACGTACCTCCAGAAACGGGCTCGACGATATCGAGCCCGCTTTATGGAGTGAAAGTCAAGTGGATTAACGAAACAAGGGTGCATTTTCAAGGTGTAGAGCCTACTAGTCAATTGAGTCGAGCTGCTCTTGATGGGTTCTTTTCTGCGTAGTTGACTTGCTGAGTATTTAACCCCTTtcttgtatgtatgtatgtatgtatgctGTAAATATGTGTAATTGTAGTCGTATCGAGTACTTGAGTTGTAAGAAAGGGGAAAGGGATCGTTTTGCGTGGGTATGCGCTTCTCAAATCTTGATCAACTCGTGTAATTAAGTTTGTCAATGGAAATTATGTTGCCTTTTGTGAGAAAGTGTATTTGATCAAGTACAGATTTTTATGTAACTGCAAGGTTTTTTTGGTAGAGTGGGAACCGGCCGCCACTACCTTTAATATATAATCCTCCGATACCATACTTTTGTCTCATCATTTGTTGCTTGAAGTTATGAGTTATGACTATTAGATCGTTCCAGCCTACTTCCGGGACAAAACTTGGGACCTCTAGAAAAATGGATAAGATCCAAACTCGATCTTATATTATAATCTGAAACAAGCCTGTATACAGGTATAGTTACAGAAATGTGTGATTTTGAGGCGACACATTTGCCATATGATTGGAGAagtaaataaaaggaaaataggAGGGGAAGACGAATGAGCCAAATTTCCCCAATTTGAGAAACATTTCAATTGCGAAAGGAAGGATTTCgtttaatagttaattaatgcaGCAGTTACGAACTGAAAAAATGTACTCGGTTACCATGGAGGAATACAAGGGGAAATAGGTAAGCTGATTCATCAACTTTGTAAGATACGTATAAATTTATAATGAGTTGAATGGACAAACCTTGGGGAACAATCTGAAAAAATTAGCTGCTCTCCAATAAATTTTCTGTCGAATAGCGCCTTTGATTGTGGATTAATCGATATAACAAGGACGTTCTTTTGAAGGGCGCGTCAGGGTTTTAAATCTCGGTATCGGTCGCGATCGCGGTCGCGGTGTCGCGGAATCGGTCTGAATCGCTTGACGCGGATCATGAATCGCTCGTCGCGGTCGATTTTTGTTTTACAAGTTTTtttggttatatttaatatccATTATATTTCTGATGTTATATTATGACTAAATATCTCACAAACAACATTTTAAATTACTATAATTAAAAAAATAGTGATTAAAATAGCTTTTTTTTGAAGTTGTATCTGTATGTAGGCGTTTTAATGGCTCCATATGAATATGGGAGTGAATAAACCAAACAATAGACTGAAAAAAGTTACTTTACCGACCCACCCATTGATCACTCCACTCATAAACTGACAAGTGGCACACTTGACACCCACAACACAACAAAACCTACAACTTCCACGTCTCCATTACTCTCACCAGTCACCATAAATCTACCAAAAACATTTCCTCTCACCTTTATTTTACTTTATACAATTCCAACTCATCATTCATCACATTAATTATTAATCAAAAGGAAAAAAACAAGAGTTGTTGATTCCCTAACATGTCCTTAATCCCCATCTTTCATCTTCTTCCAAGTCTCCACAACTTCATCCCTTTCATCTCCTTCATCCGTACTCAAAATCAGTTTTCAAGGTGAGTATTAGAAAATCTCGGTTGATCATATCGGTCGTATCGCAACGAGTTGGGCGATACCCGAGTCAACTCGCTTAACTCGGCCGATTTTTCCCCCTTTTATAAATGGCCGATAAATCTCGGCGTATCGTGACTCGGCAACCATCGAGACCGATACTTCTCGGCCGATACGAGACGTATCGGGCGAGTTTTTAAACCCTGGGGCGCGTATAAGAAAATGACTGCCAGAACTTCAAAATATTAACCATGAGTTCCTGAAATGCTGCAGCGAGATTTTGTAGTTTAACTAGAGGTCTGAAGTATAAATCCTACAGAATACAATGTCGAAAGTCGCAAGGGAAGGCTAAATTTGTCAGCCTTTATGGTCGGTCCTACAAAAATCTAGGAATACAAGGCAGAATTCATAAGATTACAACAGTCCAGGGTTAGCAACATGATATCTGCCGGGTTGGAATCCTACAGACTGTTTAACGGCTCTACTATTATTCTAATTCTATCCTATTCTACTAGTAATGTATAACAACATCAATGATCTTCGGTACCCCTACTCTAGTCAGGAAATTTTCAACAAGATTTGGGCAGGAACACCTAGAAATGAGAATACATGCTAGTTTGAGGAGACTTACCACTCCAGCTACTGAGAATGTGTATAATAACCCATGCCCGGAGGCTGAAGCGGACGGAAACTTGGTGGAATTGGTGGCGGCTGCTGCATTAACGTCATCGGTTGTTGCGCCATACCCATAGGCATTAATTGTGGCTGGTTCATTTGCATTTGACCTTGACCCATAGGCATCATAGGGCCCATCATGTGAACCGGTGGTGGTGGGACCGGAGGAAGGTTTCCATACCCATAAACAGAGTATTGCTGGGAATTTTGGTGTTGGGGTATTTGATACTGAGCACTTGGACCTGGACCTTGGCCTGGGCCTGGACTTGGGCTTGCGCTCTGAATGGAGGGTGGATTTACCAACATTGGCTGATATTGATGGGGAACAGCGGGACTGGTAGCGGGAATTGCTGATGCTTGACCATTCGGGTCTGAAACTGATGTGGGCTGCTCCGACTTTGAATTTGCGCCAGAACCTGTCTTTGAAAGTTCTTGGGCTGCAAATGTTGACAGGACGGAAGACATGATCAGCTGAGAAGAGCTCGAAGCTGCGAGTTTGTCTGCCACCTCAGCTGCAATATCGGCAGCCGTTTTGTTCGATTTTCCTGCACTAGGTGTTGGAGCAACATAATTATCATCATTAAGCAATTTTCTCATGTTATTAGCCTCATCAGCTCGTGCTTGCGCCACCTGAACACAAAAATAAAAAATGTTAGTAGCAGAAACTTGTGTCAGAATCCTAATTAACAGTACCCATAATGTTTTAAGTTGCAACTATTAATGTGATTATATTACAGAGAAATTTGCTAAAGTTCAGCTCTTCAATAAAAGAATTCAGAATCCGTAGTCTCTTAATAAGTAGTAACAAGACAACTGCTTGATTTAAGTTCCAATCTAAATCCTGATGCAGACACGTAGCATTTTTTCGCCAAACACTGGAAGCTTGGCAGAAGTAATATGTTTGAACCAAACTTTTTCTTGCAGCCATGcttctaaaacaaaaaaaaattggtcATGTGATTAAGATATTTGGTTGGGCAGCAGATGGTCGTCCCCGTTTTTTCAATATCACGGATCACTTGAAAACAATCTCTCTATGAGAAAGATTGTGCATGTCTAACCCCATACCCAGCTTGGAGAGGAAGCCTCTTTCTAGATTAGGTAGGTAATGATGATAAACAATGACGAGAATAAAATTCCAGAGAACATAGCAAAGTGGCTAGGGGGAAGGTGTAGGTTCAGCTACAATGGGATCTTTTTCTTCAGATTCCCGACAGCTTACACAAGATAATAGATAACAATTCAAAGCCTCGTGATTGGAGAGAGTCAAATATACAAATCAGGCGTCACACATCTGTTTCCAGTAATATATTGCCTTTCTCAATAGCGAATAGCAGAGACACAGGCAATCTTAACGTTCTTTTGTAATTACCAAAACCAATAAGACTACAAAACCTTTAATGAAGCCAAAGAAACATTGTCATATCTTCAAGTGCCCAGAATAATACCTGCACTTGCGTACGGATATTCTCCAATTCTGATTCCTGTACGTACAGAAAACAGTTTCTGTGTCAGACCAACAAATAAACCAAGACTAAAGGAACGGTCTTCTACTCTTTGTAAACATTTATTACAAATTTGCAAACATTTAACCAGCATCACTTGAAAACTAAGAGAACAAAGCTACAAACCAAGGTGTTCCTCATCCCGAAACTGTCTGAAGCTTTAAATAGTAGAAGTGCTTTATTTTCAGTCTAATACCTGTTCTTGAAGTGCTTCTCGTAACTGTGCAACAAGTGCCACTCTATTAGTTTCAACCGACTTAAGCTTCTCGATACACTCTTTCAAAATATTTTCTTCCGTTTCCAATTCTTTGGCAAGAATTTTGCGTTTTGGATTCTTCACTGAAAAGGAAATAATGATATAAGATATTCTTTTCAAGGCTCAAGAAAATGCACCACATGCACACTGCTGAATCAGATGGATCACATCTGTCATTCATGTCATGAAATTTTGATCTTCTGTGTTATTTGAGGACAATGTGGTGGTAATATAAGCTATAAAGCACTTTACCTTGAGCACATGCAATTTCAACGTCATGATCCATCTTCCTCACACGATTAACTGCAGACTTGCACCTGTTCATTTCTGATTCTTCGGTGGGACGTTCATTAAGAATTAAATGGAAAGCCGACACGATTTTTTCTTCTGGACCTCCAATAGATAATTTCTGCATCAATTGccaaaaagaattgaaaagatgTGCAAGACTACTTAAAAGGAATAGGCGTTCATCAAAGAACCTAAACAGTCAGCTCCCAATTTAAAGGATGAGACACAGAAGCAAAAGGCCCGATTGAGTTAAGGGAAACTGAATACAAGTCAATGACGAAGACTTGTCACTTACTGTCTTTCAAAACAAGGAGATGCCTAAAGAGTGTACAAGAATTTTGACAAACTAAAGAAGAAAGTGTCTTACCGTCCTTATGGAACGTGAATCCCTTCTCACAATCTTGACGCTCCGTGATCGTTTCTTACCAAACTCAAGGGGGGGAGGAGGTTCATCTGCGAGCATTATATCCTTCACATTATGGGATTTTGATCCAAACACTTTTCTTTCATCCCATATTTTCACCTACAAAGGCATATATATTAATTTCAAAACCCCGTGAGATGCTTGATAAACAGTACTCCGTATATAAGAGTATGAGAATGCGGATGTATCTATCATTTTAATTACATAAGCAAGCAAACCGGAAGAAACAAACAAGCATTAACCTACGGGACATAAATGGTAAGTATACTACATCAGAGTCATAATAGTTGCATAAacctaaaatagaaaaaaaaaaagagaacactGATCCAACGTAGAGTCAATCCTGCTTATAAACCTTTTGAAAAAACATGCCAAAAGGACACATACCAATCTGGAGATAACCTTCTTTCCCTGCTCATCATCCCTGCTATTGACGTCCTTGAGAGCCGCAGGAAGAACCTTCCAGAACTCAGTGACAAACTCATTCCCTTTACGTTTGCTGTTCTGCAGAATATCATTGGCAAGATATAAAAGGGGGACTTTCTGGACCATTGATGAGCTGTGGAACTGTTTGCTCCATGTTGCTACAACAACCTCTGCCTTGCTCCGATGAAATATACACCAATGTGACAATGCTATGTAAAGAATCAAGGAAAATTTCATCGTGAAGTCACACATATATAATAGGCAGTAGTCATTGTACTGCATATAATCTTTCACCGTTCCTAAGATGTCTCGTTTACTTTTATTTTGTCCAACTCAAGCTACCAGCAAGCATGACAAGTTTCATCTAAACTTGGGTTATTAGGCCTACTGTGAAAGTGCAAAAACAGAATAATTTTTCAGACAGGCAGAGCTTTGACATGCTCACACATCCAATCATATTCCAAGAGCGTATACAGTTGATGTAGTAGATTACTTCGATGGCATAGGTAGATTTAGCGGTATAAATAATGCCTGTGACAGAATCGCCTAAATAAACAGCACGTGGTGTGTCCGCAAAATGCAGCCATTCACAAACTTAAGCATAGAACAATATCTGCAGCGACCCTGACGAACCACAAAAGGAAACACATCATTTTAAAACTACAGCCGTATGGGCTGCGATTCGATACGTACATCTACAACGTCCCCATACTGTATTATTATACTGTATTTCACGAATGTTACCATGAACATAACTGATATTTGCTACCATATCTGGTGCATTATTAAAATTTAATTTCATCAGGCAAATGTTTCATCTCTGAATTCCACTATGATTAAATTTTAAATATCAGGCAAATGTTCACAACAAGGCGGTGACTCGTTGAGAGCCAACAAAAGCTTTTAAATACCGCCATCCCTTTTGTCCAATGGCATTCTTACCATGACGTTTGCCAAGATATTGATTATTAAAAATAACTTCTTTGATGTGTTTCAGTAACTGTCTCACGTATATTACTACACCATATTCAGTATCTTTCCTTCATGCCACCTTCTTCACGACACAGAAGGTAAGGCATGGCTAAAATAGTACCCAGGAAATTTCTCCAAGATTCGTCCATAAATCAAATGAAAGTACTGAAGCACAATTGTGTCATGATCTGATTTAGGTTCTGCACTACGATAACAATGTGTTCCTATAGTTGCAGACTTGTATGAAATGTGCAAAAAAGTCCTCTAATGATAAGTGACGAATTCCATCAATCAACAAACATAAAAAATCATACTCTTATAAATAAAAAGTCCACAAATTTATACCGATAAGCAGCTATCTAAACATTTAACCACACCAGTCTTTCAACAGCTATGCTGAAACTCATTGGTAAGTCGGACATTAACATTGCTTAGGCAACAATAAACAGCATACGGAGTTACGGACAATCGAATCACCCCTAATGTAATTAACATAACAAACCAAGCATACACACCTTCTTAACAATCAAACTAACTAAAGTAAAAAAGATCAAAAACAAAAATCCGTCTGCCCTAGTAACTTGGCACCATCTCATAACAGTAACTCTTGCGTGGATGGTTTTACAATGTAAAACCACGATAAAGCAACACAAATACTTGCGTAAAACCGCCTGTAATTAAACGAAACCTCCAACAAACAAGCTAGATAACTAAATCATGGCAATATCTACAGCAAATAAATCAtattaataaacaaaataaacagAAAAGTAATAAAGATAAGTAAAAAAGGATACTTTCAATGCACTGTTGAGTGCCATTGAGCTTGGCTAGCTTATCAGCCAAAATTTGTTCACTAAATACGCTATTCATCGCCTTTTTACTGTAATCGATAACCTCGTAACTTATCAACGACTTTCAAACACAAATCCCTTgtattcaattcatcaataatcAAAACCTAGACCTAAATTACATCGATTTGAAATCACTAATAAGAATTTCAAATTCACCCAAAAGATGAAATTTTTTACTTCACAAAGTTAATTAACACTCCATAGTTGCGGAAAAAGGGCGGTAAATTTGAAGAAGTGAAAATAAATTAGTAAAAATATAAATACTTGTAATAATTTAGGAAGGAAACAAAggaaaataaatgaataaaagaatGTGAAAGAAGTTGAGTTGTGATTGAAGAAGAATTGAGAAGTGATAAAAGGtgaaattaaattagggtttaagagcaattgaagttgaatgaatgaaagcAGGGTTTTTTTTTTGGAGATGTATTGAAGAGATCGATGAACAAAAGAGGAAAAGGAAGATACTGTTCAAGTTTTAAATAAGTTGAAGATAGGGATAGTAAGTTACAACATCCGCCGGTCTTGACGGcattatccgtcttaagcttaacaCGTGTTAAATATCAACCCATATAGTTATGTAGAATAATCAAAAGTTGACTGGTGTGAGTGGTAATAGCTTCCATGTCTTAAACAAGTGGTTCAATTCCTAACTCTTACGAATGAAAAAAAGTCAAACTTGGTTGaatcaacccattaaattgccttcaatTAGAGTTAGCCATTAGTACGGGCTGACCCGGCCCGACACGTACCCGGCCCGCCTTGGCCCGTTATTTTATGCAACTTGGTCTGACCCGGCCCGGCCTTAGCCCGTCGTTAACCTTGGCCTGGGCCGGGTTCTGaaattccagcccggcccgccctTAGCCCGCCTCAGGTCCTGGCCCGGGTCAAACACATCTCAGGACTCAACCCGGCCAAGCCCGTCCCTTCCCCCTGGCCTGGCCCGGGTTTGACCAGAAGAGCCTGGCCCGCCCCATGGCCAGCCCGACCCGAGTACAGGTCTACCTTCAATACCCCGAAGGAAATTGCCTCAGGCCCCCAGCTGTCGGTTTGGGATACTCCCGGTCAACACCAGAAAAATAGTTATGTATAATAAATAGTTtccacgtggtaccctcgaattttacCATTTTGTACGTGGTATCCAACTTCTTAAGTTTGTATACATGATACCCtccatgtttaattttcatgcacaacaTGCTTTTTTTTGtcgttataaaaaaaaaaactcaattgcacATAATTCCTAGACATGAATTCAGAATCGGCcaaatttttttcctaaaatgattatcCCGTCATAATCTCAACGATTCGAGGAAAAAATTGTCCGGTtgacattttatagggttttttttaacgaaaatctcTAATCAACCATAtattgtatctttaatttctgaATGACCTTTTTCGTTTTATCAATCTATAAATCTCGAAGagttaatcaatttgaaaaaaaatttagtCAATTCCGATTTGTCGTCTATGATTTATGCTgaattgaaaattttaagaacgataaaaaggtcatgttgtgcttgaaaatcaaattttAAGGTTAcgatgtgcacaaacttaaaaagttgggtagcatgtgcaaaatgacaaagttcaagggtaccacgtgaatacTTAAACAGTAATTTTTGGGAGTTACAAAGAGAGAAGAAGGTCATGTGGAACCTTTTGCTGAGCCCGTGATTTTTCAATTAGGAAATGTTGGAATTGGGGGATATGGAGTACATGGAGGGGATGAGGGGAATGGGGTAGGAGGGGATACTATCATGAATGACATTATCGTAGGGGAAATGGTCTAAATGGGGAGCAGCCTGGTCTGAATAAATGATAACATAAGGTGTTGGCATGAATGTTGTACAACAACATGGGAGATTAAATGAGGCTGGTAATCAGCGTCCTGCAGGTATTGGGGAATGGTTGGGTCATGAAGATAAATATAAATGAAGATTTTCATAGTGCTAAGGAAGAGTTTGAGCATCAGGGGGGCTTTGTGTGGAACAACAGGAAGCTTTGATGCAGTTACAGGTAGATGATCCTTATCTTTTGTATGCTGGTCATGGTAGcctgtgtaacacccccacatactaAGGTgctttaccaaggaccaccccaatATATAAAAGTGCTAtcatctcgattgcccgaggtaagtaaacCAAATAAACAATAACAGAACATTTATTAATTAACTTTATCCTTTACAACATAAACCAGCGTGAGAAAGATATAATCTATATCACTGAAAGAACTACTAGACATGAGTGACAGCGACATCTATATCGATAGCGTGAcgactcgattcccttccatgTCCCGCAAGCGTCATGACTAgctgtacctgctaaaccaattgctcatcatccccgaatggatcaccacagttttgaaaatacAACACAGGATCAGTCCGCTGAGTAATTAAGATAAGCAATATACAATATAACGATGACAACAACTCCACAATCATTCTCCATTTCCAATCATGTCTCATAAATGACacaagtgtgtagtcctgccagattactgccgcaacagttaatccacaccgccagtgagggaccgcggCCTTATCCACCTAAACCCCGCTTATCGCAACGAGTgacaacccatgtccattaatgtgaacatcccccttgtgtcgggttccacaagggcgaatcaagggcgtgaagccactcccgcaagtgactccactcagccgaggacacacctcatCAACATAGCCAATCAACCACAACCTCACGATCAAGAAATACAAACCAACAAAATgctaatcatgccaatacaatcacaataccacatcttaaatcaattatgcaatcaactgagtagggaaatcctatcTTTTCGCTATTCCATGAAAGTGCATCCAACAAACAATCCACGCATGACTCCGTGATAAATCCTACAAGTAACAACAACACCCTATTAATAGACTTTTCAAAACCTACTGAAAGATGACGACGAAATACAAACTCACCTTGAGACGCAGACCGGTGCCGACAACGGCGACAACCCGACTTGATGACTCCAAGCATGAACCATCTCCCTTCTTGAGTTAGTGTCAAGGCCATGTGAGAGTGTAGGGTGATGAGGGATAaatgtgagagagagagagagggagagagagagagagagagattatggttagaaagagaaaggaaccgtcgaaaatgaaatgAGGTTTACGATttcgcgttttataataacgcgttaaCAGACATGGTActcggtactcggccgagtacgccttATTCGGTCGAGTGACCCTAACTAGGTGGAGTAACAGTTACGTTGGTCTTACTAACCTCTCCCGTATCCCTTGCTAAGGCTCTCCTTTGGTCAAAAGGTCAGTCATCGGGTCCCTAaatagggcgggtattacagactTCTccctttaaaaggaacttcgtccccaaagttcgtCCCACACTTCCCAAACGACAAGATAAGGCACTCACGGAATCACCAAATACTCACACGATAACGGCCACCAAGTAAGTCTATGACGCGTACAAAACTAAGTTATGATCACTTCT from Silene latifolia isolate original U9 population chromosome 2, ASM4854445v1, whole genome shotgun sequence encodes the following:
- the LOC141643448 gene encoding uncharacterized protein LOC141643448 isoform X1, with amino-acid sequence MNSVFSEQILADKLAKLNGTQQCIETLSHWCIFHRSKAEVVVATWSKQFHSSSMVQKVPLLYLANDILQNSKRKGNEFVTEFWKVLPAALKDVNSRDDEQGKKVISRLVKIWDERKVFGSKSHNVKDIMLADEPPPPLEFGKKRSRSVKIVRRDSRSIRTKLSIGGPEEKIVSAFHLILNERPTEESEMNRCKSAVNRVRKMDHDVEIACAQVKNPKRKILAKELETEENILKECIEKLKSVETNRVALVAQLREALQEQESELENIRTQVQVAQARADEANNMRKLLNDDNYVAPTPSAGKSNKTAADIAAEVADKLAASSSSQLIMSSVLSTFAAQELSKTGSGANSKSEQPTSVSDPNGQASAIPATSPAVPHQYQPMLVNPPSIQSASPSPGPGQGPGPSAQYQIPQHQNSQQYSVYGYGNLPPVPPPPVHMMGPMMPMGQGQMQMNQPQLMPMGMAQQPMTLMQQPPPIPPSFRPLQPPGMGYYTHSQ
- the LOC141643448 gene encoding uncharacterized protein LOC141643448 isoform X2, with protein sequence MQYNDYCLLYMCDFTMKFSLILYIALSHWCIFHRSKAEVVVATWSKQFHSSSMVQKVPLLYLANDILQNSKRKGNEFVTEFWKVLPAALKDVNSRDDEQGKKVISRLVKIWDERKVFGSKSHNVKDIMLADEPPPPLEFGKKRSRSVKIVRRDSRSIRTKLSIGGPEEKIVSAFHLILNERPTEESEMNRCKSAVNRVRKMDHDVEIACAQVKNPKRKILAKELETEENILKECIEKLKSVETNRVALVAQLREALQEQESELENIRTQVQVAQARADEANNMRKLLNDDNYVAPTPSAGKSNKTAADIAAEVADKLAASSSSQLIMSSVLSTFAAQELSKTGSGANSKSEQPTSVSDPNGQASAIPATSPAVPHQYQPMLVNPPSIQSASPSPGPGQGPGPSAQYQIPQHQNSQQYSVYGYGNLPPVPPPPVHMMGPMMPMGQGQMQMNQPQLMPMGMAQQPMTLMQQPPPIPPSFRPLQPPGMGYYTHSQ